One Archocentrus centrarchus isolate MPI-CPG fArcCen1 chromosome 10, fArcCen1, whole genome shotgun sequence genomic region harbors:
- the LOC115787077 gene encoding putative protocadherin beta-18: protein MRDKGFSALGPIFTFASFIVTLHLVNGDLSYSFPEELKRESVIGNIAKDLSLDRGSFSSRQARVDFEGFRKMYCDINTSTGDFIAMDRIDREKLCGKKPSCVLKADLVLENPLELHCVSLHIQDINDNSPQFKHHLIEMEIRELAEKGSRFSIEEAHDADIGQNAVQRYIIQKNNHFILSVDDNKADLVLENKLDREKHKEINLFLTALDGGSPQRSGTVVIHVTVLDANDNAPVFSQTVYEASLPENSPPDTIVIKVSATDADEGLNGDVTYDFGHISDNDVNVFSINPKTGEIQVSGLIDFEERSSFEIKVQAKDGLGLMSYAKMLIDVTDKTDNAPVIYLKSLSNPAPENVSPRTEVGIINVQDRDSETNGLVRCSIQQGVPFKLVPSIKNYYSLVTTRQLDREIVSDYNITITVTDEGSPPLSSSKTVQLSVADINDNPPVFEEQSYSAYVSENNKPRDPDWRQNGTVAYSLLPREVNGAPVSSYLSVNGDTGVIHTVRSFDYEQFRSFKVHIMARDNGSPPLSSNVTVSVFISDVNDNSPQILYPSPEGNSFMTELVPKATHGGSLVSKVIAVDADSGQNAWLSYHIVKSTDPGLFTIGLHSGEIRTQRDISESDSMKQNLIVSVKDNGQPSLSATCSMYLLISDNLAEVPDLKDLSHSDSNSKLTSYLIIALVSVSTFFLTFIIIILGLRFCHRRKPRLLFDGAVAIPSGYLPPNHADVDGTGTLHSSYNYDTYLTTGSRTSDFKFVTSYSDNTLPADQTLKKSPSDFVDPFETLEESAEVGILPNSLSGSAN, encoded by the exons ATGAGAGACAAAGGATTTTCAGCACTTGGGCCGATATTCACCTTTGCTTCCTTTATTGTAACACTGCACCTCGTTAATGGGGATTTGAGTTATTCTTTTCCTGAAGAGCTGAAACGCGAGTCCGTTATTGGAAATATAGCGAAGGATCTCAGTCTTGACCGTGGAAGTTTTTCTTCACGACAGGCCCGTGTTGATTTTGAGGGATTTCGTAAAATGTATTGCGACATTAACACGAGTACCGGAGATTTTATTGCAATGGACAGAATTGATAGAGAGAAGCTTTGTGGCAAGAAACCTTCTTGTGTGTTAAAAGCTGATCTAGTGTTGGAAAATCCTTTGGAGCTTCATTGTGTAAGTCTTCATATTCAAGATATAAATGACAATTCTCCACAATTCAAACATCATTTAATTGAAATGGAAATAAGGGAGTTAGCAGAAAAGGGAAGCCGATTTTCAATAGAGGAGGCCCATGATGCAGATATAGGTCAAAATGCTGTTCAAAGGTACATCATTCAAAAGAACAACCATTTCATTTTGTCAGTTGACGACAACAAAGCCGACCTtgtactggaaaataaacttgaTCGAGAAAAGCACAAAGAGATTAATTTGTTTCTCACAGCCTTGGATGGTGGATCTCCTCAGAGATCAGGAACCGTAGTCATACACGTCACTGTACTGGATGCTAATGATAACGCCCCAGTGTTTAGCCAGACTGTTTATGAAGCCAGTCTGCCTGAAAACTCTCCGCCAGATACAATAGTGATTAAAGTCAGTGCCACAGACGCAGATGAAGGACTGAATGGAGATGTAACATATGACTTCGGCCATATATCTGATAACGACGTTAATGTTTTCTCTATTAATCCTAAAACGGGCGAAATTCAAGTGTCTGGATTGATTGACTTTGAAGAAAGAAGTTCTTTTGAAATTAAAGTGCAAGCTAAAGATGGTTTAGGACTAATGTCTTATGCCAAAATGTTAATAGACGTTACGGATAAGACTGACAATGCACCAGTTATATATCTTAAATCACTGTCTAATCCAGCACCTGAGAACGTGTCACCTCGTACAGAAGTTGGCATCATTAATGTGCAGGACAGAGACTCCGAAACTAACGGGCTGGTCCGCTGCTCCATCCAGCAAGGTGTCCCCTTTAAATTGGTTCCCTCAATTAAAAACTATTATTCTCTGGTGACTACAAGACAACTGGACCGTGAAATAGTGTCTGATTACAACATTACAATCACAGTCACTGACGAGGGCTCTccacctctgtcctcctctaAAACTGTTCAGTTATCTGTAGCTGACATCAACGACAACCCACCTGTGTTTGAGGAACAGTCATACAGCGCATATGTGAGTGAAAATAACAAACCTCGAGACCCCGACTGGAGACAAAACGGTACAGTGGCTTATTCTTTGTTACCTCGCGAGGTGAACGGTGCCCCGGTGTCCTCATATCTGTCTGTGAACGGAGACACGGGGGTGATCCACACTGTGAGGTCGTTTGATTATGAACAGTTCAGGAGTTTCAAAGTCCACATAATGGCCAGAGACAACGGTTCTCCTCCTCTCAGCAGCAACGTGACTGTGAGTGTGTTCATCTCGGATGTGAATGACAACTCTCCTCAGATCCTGTACCCTTCCCCGGAGGGCAACTCTTTCATGACCGAGCTGGTCCCCAAAGCTACACACGGAGGCTCTCTGGTGTCCAAAGTGATAGCGGTGGACGCGGACTCCGGACAGAACGCCTGGCTGTCCTATCATATAGTCAAATCCACTGATCCAGGACTTTTTACTATTGGTCTCCACAGCGGGGAGATCAGGACACAGCGGGACATTTCTGAATCTGACAGCATGAAACAGAACCTGATAGTGTCAGTGAAAGATAACGGTCAGCCCTCTCTGTCTGCCACCTGTTCCATGTATTTACTGATTTCTGATAACTTGGCTGAGGTGCCAGATCTGAAGGATCTGTCTCACAGTGACAGCAACTCCAAACTGACCTCATATCTGATCATCGCTTTGGTGTCTGTGTCCACCTTCTTTCtgaccttcatcatcatcatcttgggTTTGAGGTTTTGTCACAGGAGAAAGCCCAGACTGTTGTTTGATGGAGCAGTTGCCATCCCCAGCGGTTATCTCCCACCTAATCACGCAGATGTTGACGGCACAGGAACTTTACACAGCTCTTACAATTATGACACGTACCTGACAACAGGTTCTAGAACCAGTGACTTTAAgtttgtgacatcatacagtGACAACACGCTGCCTGCTGACCAGACTCTGAAGAAAAGTCCATCAGACTTTGTAGATCCTTTCGAAACTCTGGAGGAATCTGCAGAGGTAGGGATTCTTCCAAACAGTTTATCTG GTTCAGCGAACTAA
- the LOC115787075 gene encoding protocadherin gamma-A11-like, producing MGCSTFGLPLGLTFIFLVLGPVTGDVSYSIQEEIKHGSVIGNIAKDLGIDLGSLSARKARIDKESNGVKYCSVNLNTGELITQERIDREGLCARKASCVLKQELVLENPLELHRINIRVQDINDNSPKFKEESLNFEIRESAGKGARFLLDEAHDADIGENAVQGYSLQQNDHFKLNIKSKGGGRKYGELVLDKELDREDKKEIVLLLTAFDGGSPRRSGTVVIHVTVLDANDNVPVFSQNVYKASLPENSPLDTVVLTVSATDADEGVNGEVNYGFDHVSEERQVFSLDPKTGEVKVAGAIDYEKESSYEMQISAKDGLGLASYATLLIEIMDVNDNVPVIYLKSLTNSIPENAPPGTEVGIINVQDRDSANNRQVRCFIQQGVPFKLIPSIKNYYSLVTTGQLDREIVSDYNITITATDEGSPPLSSSKTVHLSVADINDNPPVFEEQSYSAYMSENNKPGSTLCSVTARDPDWRQNGTVIYSLLPGDVNGAPVSSYLSVNGDTGVIHAVRSFDYEQFRSFKVHVMARDNGSPPLSSNVTVSVFISDVNDNSPQILYPSPEGNSFMTELVPKAAHGGSLVSKVIAVDADSGQNAWLSYHIIKSTDPGLFTVGLHSGEIRTQRDISESDSMKQNLIVSVKDNGQPSLSATCSMYLLISDNLAEVPELKDISYDDKNSKLTSYLIIALVSVSTFFLTFIIIILGLRFCRRRKPRLLFDGAVAIPSGYLPPNYADVDGTGTLRSTYNYDAYLTTGSRTSDFKFVTSYNDNTLPADQTLKKSPSDFADVFGDRDASPEILTSNFICLKNALRKSH from the exons ATGGGATGTAGCACATTTGGGCTTCCCCTTGgccttacttttatttttcttgtcctCGGCCCCGTCACTGGAGACGTGAGCTATTCTATCCAGGAGGAGATCAAGCATGGATCTGTTATTGGAAATATCGCAAAGGATCTGGGAATTGATTTGGGCAGCCTGTCCGCTAGAAAAGCCCGTATAGATAAAGAGAGCAATGGTGTTAAGTACTGCAGCGTAAATCTCAATACTGGCGAATTAATTACACAAGAAAGGATTGACCGAGAAGGGCTTTGTGCGAGAAAGGCATCGTGTGTTCTGAAACAGGAACTGGTGCTGGAAAATCCATTAGAACTGCATCGCATTAATATCCGCGTTCAAGACATCAACGATAACTCACCAAAATTTAAGGAGGAATCACTTAACTTCGAAATTCGAGAATCGGCAGGCAAAGGTGCACGTTTCCTCCTTGATGAAGCGCACGATGCAGACATCGGAGAAAATGCAGTTCAGGGCTATTCACTTCAGCAGAATGATCATTTCAAACTAAACATTAAATCTAAAGGTGGTGGGAGAAAATATGGTGAACTAGTCTTGGACAAAGAACTCGACAGGGAGGACAAAAAAGAGATTGTGCTGTTACTGACTGCCTTCGATGGAGGCTCTCCTCGGAGATCAGGCACTGTGGTCATACACGTCACTGTACTGGATGCTAATGATAACGTACCAGTGTTTAGCCAGAACGTCTATAAAGCAAGTCTGCCCGAAAACTCTCCACTGGATACTGTTGTTCTCACAGTTAGCGCCACGGATGCAGATGAAGGGGTGAATGGTGAAGTTAATTATGGGTTTGACCACGTTTCTGAAGAAAGACAAGTCTTTTCTTTGGACCCCAAAACAGGAGAAGTGAAAGTGGCTGGAGCTATTGATTATGAAAAGGAATCGTCATATGAAATGCAGATCAGTGCTAAAGATGGTTTGGGATTAGCATCATATGCGACTCTCTTAATTGAGATTATGGATGTAAATGACAACGTCCCAGTTATATATCTGAAATCACTGACTAACTCCATACCTGAAAACGCGCCACCTGGTACAGAGGTGGGCATCATTAACGTGCAAGACAGAGACTCTGCAAATAACCGACAGGTCCGCTGCTTCATCCAGCAGGGTGTCCCCTTTAAGTTGATTCCCTCAATTAAAAACTATTATTCTCTGGTGACCACAGGACAACTGGATCGTGAAATAGTGTCTGATTACAACATTACAATCACAGCCACTGACGAGGGCTCTccacctctgtcctcctctaAAACTGTTCACTTATCTGTAGCTGACATCAACGACAACCCACCTGTGTTTGAGGAACAGTCGTACAGCGCATATATGAGTGAAAATAACAAACCTGGCTCCACTTTATGTTCCGTTACTGCTCGAGACCCCGACTGGAGACAAAACGGTACAGTGATTTATTCTCTGTTACCTGGTGATGTGAACGGTGCCCCGGTGTCCTCCTATCTATCTGTGAATGGAGACACGGGGGTAATCCACGCTGTGAGGTCGTTTGATTACGAACAGTTCAGGAGTTTCAAAGTCCACGTGATGGCCAGAGACAACGGTTCTCCTCCTCTCAGCAGCAACGTGACCGTGAGTGTGTTTATCTCGGATGTGAACGACAACTCTCCTCAGATCCTGTACCCCTCCCCGGAGGGCAACTCCTTCATGACCGAGCTGGTCCCCAAAGCTGCACACGGAGGCTCTCTGGTGTCCAAAGTGATAGCAGTGGACGCGGACTCGGGGCAGAACGCCTGGCTGTCCTATCATATAATCAAATCCACTGATCCGGGACTTTTTACTGTTGGTCTCCACAGCGGAGAGATCAGGACACAGCGGGACATTTCTGAATCTGACAGCATGAAACAGAACCTGATAGTCTCTGTGAAAGATAACGGACAGCCCTCTCTGTCTGCCACCTGTTCCATGTATTTACTAATTTCTGATAATTTGGCTGAGGTGCCAGAATTGAAGGATATTTCTTATGATGACAAAAATTCCAAATTGACCTCTTACCTGATCATTGCGCTGGTGTCTGTGTCCACCTTCTTTCtgaccttcatcatcatcatcttgggTTTGAGGTTTTGTCGCAGGAGAAAGCCCAGACTGTTGTTTGATGGAGCAGTTGCCATCCCCAGCGGTTATCTCCCTCCTAATTACGCAGACGTTGACGGCACAGGGACTTTACGCAGCACTTACAATTATGACGCGTACCTGACAACAGGTTCTAGAACCAGTGATTTTAAGTTTGTGACATCATACAATGACAACACGCTCCCTGCTGACCAGACGCTGAAGAAAAGTCCATCAGACTTTGCTGACGTATTCGGAGATCGTGATGCTTCACCAGAG aTTCTAACTTCAAACTTCATATGCCTTAAAAATGCCTTGCGCAAATCCCATTAA